A single region of the Phycisphaerae bacterium RAS1 genome encodes:
- the mutM gene encoding Formamidopyrimidine-DNA glycosylase, with the protein MPELPEVETVVRATRDRLVGRRIVGFESCWPRQVSPDAASLTAAVVGRRVDALSRRGKFIAMRLHDGGFVLIHLRMSGRLAWDDGGPAVAHLRAVFSLDDGSRLLFCDARKFGRIIYTADYDSFSAKLGAEPLDRGFTPARLGALLTSRARRIKPLLLDQSVVAGLGNIYTDESLFRAGIHPLRRSDSLSKVELRRLHTAIRAVLRDGVRRNGASIDWVYPGGSMQEMFRVYGRAGQPCDVCGTPILALRVGGRGTHICPRCQPRRRPASAAPRRRVSKRTCSR; encoded by the coding sequence ATGCCCGAATTGCCGGAAGTCGAAACCGTCGTCCGCGCCACGCGCGACAGGCTCGTCGGTCGTCGAATCGTCGGTTTTGAGTCCTGCTGGCCGCGACAGGTCTCGCCCGACGCCGCCTCGCTCACGGCGGCCGTCGTCGGCCGGCGGGTTGATGCGCTCTCCCGTCGCGGCAAGTTCATCGCGATGCGGCTGCACGACGGCGGGTTCGTGCTGATTCACCTGCGGATGAGCGGACGGCTCGCGTGGGATGACGGCGGACCAGCCGTTGCACACCTCCGCGCCGTCTTCTCGCTGGACGACGGCAGCCGGCTGCTCTTCTGCGATGCGCGCAAGTTCGGCAGGATCATCTACACGGCGGACTATGACTCATTTTCAGCGAAACTGGGCGCGGAGCCGCTCGACCGTGGCTTTACGCCCGCACGGCTTGGTGCGCTGTTGACGTCGCGCGCCCGGCGGATCAAACCGCTTCTGCTGGATCAATCGGTCGTCGCCGGATTGGGAAACATCTACACCGACGAATCGCTGTTTCGCGCCGGCATTCACCCGCTGCGGCGGTCCGACTCGCTGAGCAAGGTCGAGTTGCGCCGGCTTCACACGGCCATCCGCGCCGTCCTGCGTGACGGCGTTCGTCGCAACGGCGCGTCGATTGACTGGGTCTATCCCGGGGGGTCGATGCAGGAGATGTTCCGCGTGTACGGCCGCGCCGGCCAGCCGTGCGACGTGTGCGGCACGCCGATCCTGGCCCTGCGGGTCGGAGGGCGCGGAACGCACATCTGCCCGCGCTGCCAGCCACGCCGCCGCCCGGCATCCGCCGCCCCCCGGCGCCGCGTCAGTAAGAGAACGTGCTCGCGTTGA
- the murG gene encoding UDP-N-acetylglucosamine--N-acetylmuramyl-(pentapeptide) pyrophosphoryl-undecaprenol N-acetylglucosamine transferase MurG — MPAPRFVFAGGGTGGHLYPGLAVADALRRLQPDADITFFTTDRALDRELLGKTTYHQAPQPVRPFSSRPWHWPAFWLAWSKSVSAARRAFQEHRPAAVLGLGGYAAGPPVVAARKLGIRTAILNPDAIPGRANRFLARYCDRVFMQWEASRRNFPAGAPCVACGCPIRSTFATADRAAGRAFFKLDADRPLLLVTGASQGARTVNEAALAGWPDFFREHPEWQLLHLSGVGNDEALREGYRRCGAAAQVLAFTHEMHLAIAAADLVVSRAGASTLAELTAIGRPSILLPYPYHRDRHQHANARVLSDAGAAILLEDWKDAARNRGPLLEALRRAAGAERRTTMASAAAKLGRPTAADEVARWMGA, encoded by the coding sequence ATGCCAGCGCCCCGCTTCGTATTCGCCGGCGGCGGCACCGGCGGCCACCTTTATCCGGGGCTGGCTGTGGCGGACGCCCTGCGGCGTTTACAGCCGGACGCGGACATCACGTTCTTCACCACCGATCGCGCCCTGGATCGCGAGCTGCTCGGCAAGACGACCTACCACCAAGCGCCGCAGCCGGTGCGGCCATTCTCGTCACGACCGTGGCACTGGCCGGCGTTCTGGCTGGCGTGGTCGAAGAGCGTTTCGGCGGCGCGGCGCGCGTTTCAGGAGCATCGGCCGGCCGCGGTGTTGGGGCTGGGTGGATATGCGGCCGGCCCGCCGGTCGTCGCGGCGCGCAAACTCGGCATTCGCACGGCGATTCTGAACCCGGACGCGATCCCCGGCCGGGCGAACCGCTTCCTGGCGCGCTACTGCGACCGGGTTTTCATGCAATGGGAGGCGTCGCGGCGAAATTTTCCAGCCGGGGCGCCCTGCGTGGCGTGCGGATGCCCGATTCGTTCGACGTTCGCAACCGCCGATCGCGCCGCGGGCCGGGCATTTTTCAAGCTGGATGCGGACCGGCCGCTGCTGCTCGTGACCGGCGCGTCGCAGGGGGCGCGAACCGTGAACGAGGCCGCGCTGGCCGGGTGGCCCGACTTTTTTCGTGAGCACCCCGAGTGGCAACTCCTGCACCTGAGCGGCGTGGGTAACGACGAGGCGCTGCGCGAGGGCTATCGCCGCTGCGGCGCCGCCGCGCAGGTGCTGGCGTTCACGCACGAGATGCACCTGGCCATCGCCGCGGCCGACCTGGTCGTTTCACGGGCGGGCGCCTCGACCCTGGCCGAGCTGACGGCGATCGGACGCCCGTCGATTCTCCTGCCCTACCCGTATCATCGCGACCGCCACCAGCACGCCAACGCCCGGGTGCTTAGCGACGCCGGGGCGGCGATACTGCTGGAAGACTGGAAAGATGCGGCGCGGAACCGCGGACCGCTGCTCGAAGCGTTGCGGCGCGCGGCAGGCGCGGAGCGGCGCACGACGATGGCCAGCGCCGCCGCGAAACTGGGTCGGCCGACGGCGGCGGACGAGGTGGCGCGCTGGATGGGGGCGTAG
- the selA gene encoding L-seryl-tRNA(Sec) selenium transferase, translating into MTPMSSPAPDAAARNPLRDLPSVDQLLRHAAIATLLEEFPRHEVLTAVRNVIDARRAAIQSGRPAAIDSAALALGVREEIYRRATPSLRRVINATGIVLHTGLGRAPLAAEAVAAVAEVAGGYCNLELDLATGRRGDRHEHCRELLRELTGAEDALVVNNNAAATFLALHALAGGREAIVSRGQLVEIGGSYRMPDIMAAAGCRMVEVGTTNRTRIGDYEKALTPETAVLLRVHASNYRIEGFVESASLEQLAALGRSRSLVVIDDLGSGLIDQADALHADSRRAQPAVHFIGGLLDNGTDADQEATERDAPPVESGRSTAADWDEPTVKGSVAGGADITLFSGDKLLGGPQAGVAVGRAELIARMRRDPLMRTFRPDKMTLAALEATLRLYRDPATLAQRCPTLRMLLAPPESLQPLAMRLAELTRRSLPDATVDVLEDRSYAGGGSLPTLALPTWVVRVRVEGVAAAGLAAALRRGDSPVACRVRDESLLLDCRTLSEPELSIVAAALAESVREGLSE; encoded by the coding sequence ATGACGCCCATGTCATCTCCTGCGCCCGATGCCGCGGCACGAAATCCGCTGCGCGATCTGCCCTCCGTGGACCAGCTCCTGCGCCACGCCGCCATTGCGACGCTGCTCGAGGAATTCCCACGCCACGAAGTGCTCACCGCGGTGCGAAATGTGATTGACGCCCGCCGTGCGGCGATTCAATCCGGCCGGCCGGCGGCGATCGACTCCGCCGCCCTGGCGCTCGGCGTGCGGGAGGAGATCTACCGCCGGGCGACGCCCAGTTTGCGGCGCGTCATCAACGCGACCGGCATCGTGCTCCACACCGGCCTGGGCCGGGCGCCGCTGGCGGCCGAGGCGGTCGCCGCGGTCGCGGAAGTCGCCGGGGGATACTGCAATCTCGAACTGGACCTCGCGACCGGCCGGCGCGGCGACCGGCACGAGCACTGCCGTGAGCTGCTGCGCGAGCTGACCGGCGCGGAGGACGCTCTGGTGGTGAACAACAACGCCGCCGCGACGTTTCTGGCGCTGCACGCCCTGGCGGGCGGCCGCGAGGCGATCGTCTCACGCGGCCAACTGGTCGAAATCGGCGGCTCCTACCGCATGCCCGACATTATGGCCGCCGCGGGTTGCCGCATGGTCGAGGTGGGCACGACCAACCGCACGCGCATCGGCGACTACGAGAAGGCGCTGACGCCGGAGACGGCGGTCCTGCTGCGCGTGCATGCGAGCAACTACCGGATCGAGGGCTTCGTGGAAAGCGCGTCGCTGGAGCAGCTCGCGGCGCTGGGGCGATCGCGCAGCCTCGTGGTCATCGACGACCTCGGCAGCGGCCTGATCGACCAGGCCGACGCGCTCCACGCCGATTCACGCCGCGCGCAGCCGGCGGTTCACTTCATCGGCGGCTTGCTCGATAACGGCACGGACGCCGACCAGGAAGCCACGGAGCGCGACGCGCCGCCGGTCGAATCCGGCCGCAGCACGGCCGCGGACTGGGACGAGCCGACCGTGAAGGGCAGCGTCGCCGGCGGGGCCGATATCACGCTCTTCTCTGGCGACAAGCTTTTGGGCGGGCCGCAGGCGGGCGTCGCGGTCGGCCGGGCCGAGCTGATCGCCCGCATGCGGCGCGACCCGCTGATGCGCACGTTCCGGCCCGACAAGATGACGCTGGCCGCGCTCGAGGCGACGCTGAGGCTTTATCGCGATCCGGCCACGCTGGCGCAGCGCTGCCCGACGCTGCGCATGCTGCTGGCGCCTCCCGAGTCGCTCCAGCCGCTCGCAATGCGCCTGGCGGAGTTGACGCGCCGCAGCCTCCCCGATGCGACTGTTGACGTTCTGGAGGATCGTTCCTATGCCGGCGGCGGATCGCTGCCGACGCTGGCGCTGCCGACCTGGGTGGTGCGCGTGCGCGTCGAAGGCGTCGCCGCGGCCGGCCTCGCTGCGGCTTTGCGCCGCGGCGATTCGCCCGTGGCGTGCCGCGTCCGCGACGAGTCGCTGCTGCTTGACTGCCGGACGCTGTCGGAGCCGGAGCTGTCGATCGTCGCGGCGGCGCTGGCCGAGTCTGTGCGTGAGGGGCTGTCTGAATGA
- the arnT_2 gene encoding Undecaprenyl phosphate-alpha-4-amino-4-deoxy-L-arabinose arabinosyl transferase: MSSIKPAGRAPQLLVALYAAALFLPFLGSGRTLTHHEGMVTVPALRMLEDGAWIVPRYAAGWWLDKPPLANWVTAGVFALSGGFSETAARLPAALSAVGLAVLMATLARRFYGDATGLMAGLVQATCVYALMQGRLGEIDMLFALLIAAAHVVLALQWGRGDLKLSLAAGVAFHTLAGLAVLTKGLVAVPLLGATIIAFAIIRRSFKPVAAVFLTPGIVSFLAVTIAWHVGAYAVAGDEAIEQWRYNYLERFGGKFHLVSEPWFTYFTSIPWLMAPWTVALLIGAKWLWRDARRPDAQLEKFLWCWFLGGLVFLSLSAFKHKHYCLPILPPLAILTAKVVQVHLQRVPVHAPRFYAIVFAVIVIAFAVVNAFVMPKRDPRRPLVDFVRTQTSRLPAEAKLLVVGLGQHAAYPYIQHACRYVDDPPQVKAIVNDPAQQPLYVLTLAAHLDTAEKEGLAFEVVATEPESKKTPPPKRLVLVKPRATSD; this comes from the coding sequence ATGAGCTCCATAAAGCCGGCCGGCCGCGCGCCGCAACTGCTCGTCGCCCTCTACGCGGCCGCCCTGTTTCTGCCGTTTCTCGGCTCCGGCCGGACGCTGACGCATCACGAGGGCATGGTCACGGTTCCCGCGCTGCGCATGCTCGAAGACGGCGCGTGGATCGTGCCGCGCTACGCCGCCGGTTGGTGGCTCGACAAGCCGCCCCTGGCGAACTGGGTGACGGCCGGCGTGTTCGCGCTTTCGGGCGGGTTCAGCGAAACGGCCGCCCGGCTCCCGGCGGCGCTCAGCGCGGTCGGCCTCGCCGTGCTGATGGCGACGCTGGCGCGGCGTTTCTACGGCGACGCGACCGGGCTGATGGCCGGGCTGGTGCAGGCGACGTGTGTCTATGCGCTGATGCAGGGCCGGCTGGGCGAGATCGACATGCTCTTCGCGCTGCTGATCGCGGCGGCTCATGTTGTGCTCGCGCTACAGTGGGGCCGCGGCGACCTGAAGCTGAGCCTCGCCGCCGGCGTCGCGTTTCACACGCTGGCGGGCTTGGCGGTGCTCACCAAGGGGCTCGTCGCGGTTCCGCTGCTGGGGGCGACGATCATCGCGTTCGCGATCATCCGCCGCTCGTTCAAGCCGGTCGCGGCGGTGTTTCTGACGCCGGGAATCGTGAGCTTTCTGGCCGTCACAATCGCCTGGCACGTCGGGGCGTACGCGGTCGCGGGCGACGAAGCGATTGAGCAGTGGCGTTACAACTACCTGGAGCGTTTCGGCGGCAAGTTTCACCTGGTGAGCGAGCCGTGGTTCACGTACTTCACGTCGATTCCGTGGCTGATGGCGCCGTGGACCGTCGCGCTGCTCATCGGCGCCAAGTGGCTCTGGCGGGACGCCCGCCGGCCCGACGCGCAACTTGAGAAGTTCCTGTGGTGCTGGTTCTTGGGGGGGCTGGTTTTCCTGTCGCTCTCCGCCTTTAAGCACAAGCACTACTGCCTGCCGATCCTGCCGCCGCTGGCGATCCTGACGGCCAAGGTTGTGCAAGTGCACCTGCAGCGCGTGCCGGTGCACGCGCCGCGCTTCTACGCGATCGTGTTCGCCGTGATCGTGATCGCGTTCGCCGTCGTGAACGCTTTTGTGATGCCCAAGCGCGATCCGCGCCGCCCGTTGGTCGATTTCGTTCGAACCCAAACATCGCGCCTGCCGGCGGAGGCGAAGTTGCTTGTCGTCGGCCTGGGCCAGCACGCGGCCTATCCCTACATTCAGCACGCCTGCCGCTACGTGGACGACCCGCCGCAGGTCAAGGCGATCGTCAACGACCCGGCGCAGCAGCCGCTGTACGTGCTGACGCTCGCGGCGCACCTGGACACGGCGGAGAAGGAAGGCCTGGCGTTCGAGGTGGTGGCGACCGAACCAGAGAGCAAAAAGACGCCGCCGCCGAAGCGGCTGGTGCTGGTGAAGCCGCGCGCTACTTCTGACTGA
- a CDS encoding Acetyltransferase (GNAT) family protein, translated as MTAPFRIELLDQHERTGFHCGVEALDQYLRVQAGQDMRRRVSFCYVAVDCVDNRIAGYYTLAAGSVALHGLPAATVRKLPRYPTVPVVRIGRLAVDARDQGRRLGGALLMDAIARTCRAEIAAFAVIVDAKDDRAAEFYEHHGFRRFESAPLMLFLPISDALRNLSQK; from the coding sequence GTGACGGCGCCTTTCCGAATAGAACTTCTGGATCAGCACGAGCGCACCGGGTTCCACTGCGGCGTCGAAGCCCTTGACCAGTACCTGCGTGTTCAAGCCGGCCAGGACATGCGGCGTCGGGTCAGTTTCTGCTATGTCGCCGTCGACTGTGTGGACAACCGCATCGCCGGTTATTACACGCTCGCCGCCGGGAGCGTGGCGCTTCACGGCCTGCCGGCTGCCACGGTGCGAAAGCTGCCGCGGTATCCAACCGTGCCGGTGGTCCGGATCGGCCGATTGGCGGTAGACGCGCGCGATCAGGGCCGGCGGCTGGGCGGCGCGCTGCTCATGGACGCCATCGCGCGAACGTGCCGAGCCGAAATCGCCGCCTTCGCCGTGATCGTCGACGCGAAGGACGATCGAGCGGCTGAATTCTACGAACATCATGGATTTCGCCGGTTCGAGAGCGCACCCTTGATGCTGTTTCTTCCGATCAGCGACGCGCTCCGGAACCTCAGTCAGAAGTAG
- the serA_1 gene encoding D-3-phosphoglycerate dehydrogenase, with product MYQMKTVYITDFWTGAPDVEQDALAGVAAVVALGEHDEKKLLPRIADADGLLVWHDIRISAATLAALTRCRVLVRIGVGFDNVDLEAARSRDIVVCNTPDYGIEDVADHAIAMMLALLKNLPQFNHDLKQAAPLLWNARRNARMPRLRGMVFGVIGLGRIGSATALRAKAFGMDVVAFDPYIPDGRDKALGIRMAYCLDELLRQSDVVSIHTPLNETTRGMISAPALAQFKRGATLINTARGPVCDTTALLAALESGQLAGAGLDVLPVEPPNADDPLIIAVRDPSHVAHYRCILSPHAAFYTEEGFIEMRRKAALEVRRALTGERVRNRVN from the coding sequence GTGTATCAAATGAAAACCGTCTACATCACCGATTTCTGGACCGGCGCACCCGACGTGGAGCAGGACGCGCTTGCCGGCGTCGCGGCGGTCGTCGCCCTCGGTGAGCACGACGAGAAGAAACTCCTGCCGCGCATCGCCGACGCCGACGGTTTGCTGGTCTGGCACGACATCCGCATCTCCGCCGCGACGCTCGCCGCCCTGACGCGCTGCCGCGTGCTGGTGCGCATTGGCGTCGGCTTCGACAACGTCGATCTGGAGGCCGCCCGCAGCCGCGACATCGTCGTCTGCAACACGCCCGACTACGGCATCGAGGACGTCGCCGACCATGCGATCGCGATGATGCTCGCCTTGCTCAAGAACCTGCCGCAGTTCAACCACGACCTGAAGCAGGCCGCCCCGCTGCTGTGGAACGCCCGCCGCAACGCGCGCATGCCGCGGCTGCGCGGGATGGTCTTCGGCGTGATCGGGTTGGGCCGGATCGGGTCGGCCACCGCACTTCGAGCGAAGGCGTTCGGCATGGACGTGGTCGCGTTCGATCCGTACATCCCCGACGGCCGCGACAAGGCGCTCGGCATCCGCATGGCGTACTGCCTCGATGAGCTGCTGCGCCAGAGTGATGTCGTGTCGATTCACACGCCGCTGAATGAGACGACGCGCGGCATGATCTCGGCCCCCGCTCTCGCGCAGTTCAAGCGCGGCGCGACGCTCATTAACACCGCCCGCGGGCCGGTGTGCGACACGACCGCCTTGCTGGCGGCGCTGGAATCCGGCCAGCTCGCGGGCGCCGGACTGGATGTGCTCCCGGTGGAGCCGCCGAACGCGGATGATCCGCTGATCATCGCGGTGCGCGATCCGTCGCACGTCGCCCACTATCGCTGCATTCTGTCGCCGCACGCCGCGTTCTACACTGAAGAGGGATTCATCGAGATGCGGCGAAAGGCGGCGCTGGAAGTGCGGCGAGCGCTGACCGGCGAGCGCGTCAGGAATCGGGTGAATTAG
- a CDS encoding FtsX-like permease family protein — protein MTAWTLIRRSLSYYWRQNLAVVLGTAVGAAVLSGALLVGDSMRGSLRDLALRRLGRIESAVVGQRLFSTHVADLLRGAAEDHEPKGTVAAVLALRGAAVHAGSGARDARVNIYGIDSHFSRLAGASPFPNSDDDRGVVLSDSLALEINARVGDDVLLSPARQSTISPETLLGRRDEAVVSLRLTVRAVSPAAGLGGLALDLRQAAAHNAFVPLETLQRAIDRSGRINAVFLDADAAPALPAGTDRLNVALEDYGLRFHDSLPSSNLIIESDAMLLPPAVETAVDQVAGAFFTAPVARLLTYLANEIRLVPARAVTEDVRAVPYSTVVAVDPRLPHVAPLTLLDGAPAPPLAAGDALLNRWTADQLRAEPGDEIEIAYYATLPFGRLEERTARFRVVGIVRMDAVATDPGFTPEYRGVTDAESLADWDPPFPMDLKKIRPPDEDYWTRYKAAPKVFVSLEDGRELWAHDAGRFGSLTSIRVRAVDEPIDRVAARWREEIGRRLAPEAMGVRIEPMRRQAIDAASGNTDFGLLFLAFSFFLIASGLMLVTLLFRLSLERRSSEIGLLAALGVDPRTVWLSMLAQVLALASAGAAIGQLAALLYAWLMLAGLRTLWSAAVQAPLLELHVGGLTLVIGFVAATLASVFAMILGLRGLTRLPPRALLSGNLSTAGGQERSRRRILLAACGMLAIAAAGLALASVLTRAVPAAGAFFGGGALALAAALCAVRASWMQPPRSPVRRPGRAAWIRLGIRNAPRHAGRSLLTVSLVASATFLIGSLQAFRLDPADTTRRESGSGGYSLVVESASPLLANLNDDADRKSLGLSDAAQQLLARAQVASMRLRPGDEASCLNLYRQQRPRIVGAPQSFLERGGFALAACMAGSAAESANPWLLLHRRFEDGAIPVIGDEAAVRWQMHRDLGQDLEVISETGRPARLRFVALLSGSVMQGELIVAEDSFKGLFPSISGYNFFLIDAPAGEAAKLETVLERDLASQGFDAVSSARRMAEYFAVQNTYLSTFQMLGALGLLLGAIGLAVVMLRNIVERRGELALLRALGFRSQAVGTVVFAENAALLATGLFIGVAAAGVAVAPQALAGAARLSWTALLVTPVATLLAGAAAGAWALRTALRAPLMAALRRE, from the coding sequence GTGACCGCGTGGACGCTGATCCGTCGCAGCCTGAGCTACTACTGGCGGCAGAACCTGGCGGTCGTGCTGGGGACGGCAGTTGGGGCGGCGGTGCTGAGCGGGGCGCTGCTGGTGGGCGACTCGATGCGCGGCAGCCTGCGCGACCTGGCGCTGCGGCGGCTGGGACGAATCGAGAGCGCGGTCGTCGGCCAGCGGCTTTTTTCCACCCATGTAGCCGACTTGCTGCGCGGCGCCGCCGAGGACCACGAACCGAAGGGAACGGTTGCTGCCGTGCTGGCGCTGCGCGGTGCGGCGGTCCACGCGGGCAGCGGCGCGCGCGACGCCCGGGTCAACATCTACGGCATCGACAGTCACTTTTCGCGACTCGCCGGGGCTTCGCCATTCCCCAATTCCGACGACGATCGCGGCGTCGTGCTCAGCGACAGCCTGGCGCTTGAGATAAACGCCCGCGTCGGAGACGACGTGCTGCTTTCTCCCGCGCGGCAGTCCACAATCTCGCCGGAGACGCTTCTTGGGAGGCGAGACGAAGCAGTCGTGAGCCTCCGCCTGACGGTGCGCGCCGTCTCGCCCGCCGCCGGACTGGGCGGCCTGGCGCTCGATTTGCGGCAGGCCGCGGCCCACAACGCCTTCGTCCCGCTCGAAACGCTGCAGCGCGCCATCGATCGATCGGGGCGGATTAACGCGGTCTTTCTCGACGCGGATGCCGCGCCGGCGCTTCCGGCCGGGACCGACCGGCTCAACGTCGCGCTCGAGGACTACGGCCTGCGGTTTCACGACTCGCTGCCGAGCTCGAATCTGATTATCGAGAGCGACGCGATGCTCCTGCCGCCGGCGGTCGAAACGGCCGTTGATCAGGTCGCCGGCGCGTTCTTCACGGCTCCGGTGGCGCGGCTTCTGACCTATCTTGCGAACGAAATCCGTCTAGTCCCGGCCCGGGCCGTGACGGAAGACGTCCGGGCCGTGCCTTACTCCACGGTCGTCGCAGTCGATCCGCGCCTGCCGCACGTGGCGCCGCTGACGTTGCTGGATGGCGCGCCGGCGCCGCCGCTGGCCGCGGGCGACGCACTGCTGAATCGCTGGACGGCCGACCAGTTGCGGGCCGAGCCGGGCGACGAAATCGAGATCGCGTACTACGCGACGCTGCCCTTCGGCCGGCTGGAGGAGCGGACGGCGCGGTTTCGCGTTGTGGGCATCGTCCGCATGGATGCCGTCGCGACCGACCCCGGCTTCACGCCGGAGTACAGGGGCGTGACCGATGCGGAGAGCCTGGCCGACTGGGATCCGCCCTTCCCCATGGATCTCAAGAAGATTCGGCCGCCGGATGAGGACTACTGGACTCGCTACAAAGCCGCGCCCAAGGTCTTCGTTTCGCTTGAGGATGGACGCGAGCTGTGGGCGCACGACGCCGGCCGGTTCGGTTCGCTCACGTCGATCCGGGTCCGCGCGGTTGACGAACCGATCGACCGCGTCGCGGCCCGCTGGAGGGAGGAGATCGGCCGGCGGCTGGCGCCCGAGGCGATGGGCGTTCGCATCGAGCCCATGCGCCGGCAGGCGATCGACGCGGCCTCCGGGAATACGGATTTCGGCCTGCTCTTTCTGGCCTTCAGCTTCTTCCTGATCGCGTCGGGGTTGATGCTGGTCACGCTGCTCTTTCGGCTGAGCCTCGAGCGCCGTAGCAGTGAAATCGGCCTGCTTGCCGCCCTCGGCGTCGACCCCCGCACCGTTTGGCTGAGCATGCTGGCGCAGGTACTGGCTCTGGCATCGGCGGGCGCCGCCATCGGACAGCTCGCGGCGCTTCTGTACGCCTGGCTGATGCTCGCCGGCCTGCGGACGCTCTGGTCGGCGGCCGTGCAGGCGCCGCTGCTCGAGCTGCACGTCGGCGGGCTGACGCTCGTGATCGGATTCGTCGCTGCCACGCTTGCGTCGGTGTTCGCGATGATTCTCGGGCTGCGTGGACTCACGCGCCTTCCGCCGCGCGCTCTGCTTTCGGGCAACCTGTCGACCGCCGGGGGTCAAGAAAGATCACGCCGCCGAATCCTGCTTGCGGCGTGCGGCATGCTCGCGATTGCGGCCGCGGGACTTGCCCTTGCAAGTGTGCTCACGCGCGCCGTTCCGGCCGCCGGTGCGTTCTTCGGCGGTGGAGCGCTGGCTCTGGCGGCGGCGCTGTGCGCCGTGCGTGCATCGTGGATGCAGCCGCCGCGCAGTCCGGTTCGCCGCCCCGGGCGGGCGGCCTGGATTCGCCTCGGGATCCGCAACGCCCCGCGCCACGCCGGCCGCAGCCTGCTCACCGTCAGCCTGGTCGCGTCGGCCACGTTTCTGATCGGGTCGCTGCAGGCGTTCCGCCTCGATCCCGCGGACACGACCCGCCGCGAAAGCGGCAGCGGCGGATACTCGCTGGTGGTCGAGTCCGCGTCGCCGCTGCTGGCGAACCTGAATGACGACGCGGATCGAAAGTCGCTGGGGCTATCCGATGCGGCGCAGCAGTTGCTGGCGCGGGCGCAGGTCGCGTCCATGCGGCTGCGGCCCGGCGACGAGGCCAGTTGCCTGAATCTGTATCGTCAGCAGCGGCCGCGCATCGTCGGGGCGCCGCAGAGTTTTCTGGAGCGCGGCGGATTCGCGCTGGCCGCCTGCATGGCCGGATCGGCGGCGGAATCGGCCAATCCGTGGCTGCTGCTGCATCGCCGCTTTGAAGACGGCGCCATCCCGGTCATCGGAGACGAAGCCGCGGTGCGCTGGCAGATGCATCGCGATCTCGGCCAGGACCTGGAGGTGATTAGCGAGACCGGCCGGCCGGCGCGGCTGCGCTTCGTCGCATTGCTGTCGGGAAGCGTGATGCAAGGCGAGCTGATCGTGGCCGAAGATTCGTTCAAGGGCCTCTTTCCCTCGATCAGCGGATACAACTTCTTTCTGATCGACGCGCCGGCGGGCGAAGCGGCGAAGCTGGAAACCGTGCTGGAGCGCGATCTGGCGTCGCAGGGCTTCGACGCGGTGTCCTCCGCGCGGCGGATGGCCGAGTACTTCGCCGTGCAGAACACGTACCTCTCGACGTTTCAAATGCTTGGCGCGCTGGGATTGCTGCTGGGGGCGATCGGGCTGGCGGTTGTCATGCTTCGCAACATCGTCGAGCGCCGCGGCGAGCTGGCGTTGCTGCGGGCGCTGGGTTTCAGGTCGCAGGCGGTCGGGACGGTCGTATTCGCGGAGAACGCGGCGCTCCTGGCGACGGGGCTGTTCATCGGCGTGGCGGCGGCGGGCGTGGCGGTCGCGCCGCAGGCGCTGGCCGGCGCCGCACGGCTGTCGTGGACGGCGCTCTTGGTGACGCCGGTGGCGACGCTGCTGGCGGGGGCGGCCGCGGGCGCCTGGGCGCTGCGGACGGCGCTGCGCGCGCCGCTGATGGCGGCGCTGCGGCGAGAGTAG
- the pdxJ gene encoding Pyridoxine 5'-phosphate synthase — protein MNKLGVNIDHVATVRQARRTNEPDPVWAAAEAELGGADGITVHLREDRRHINDRDVQLLKQTVAVKFNLEMSIQPAIVKIATKLRPDQCTLVPERREELTTEGGLDVVRFRKRVREVVRKLNGAGIVTSAFIEPIREQIEACADCGFDAIELWTGAYAHARTDAASRRALNTLAEGLEHGFACNLTVHAGHGLTYRNIEPVAHLGGVDEFNIGHSIVSRAVFVGLREAVREMKALLSRATTDLALLQTSHRAED, from the coding sequence ATGAACAAGCTGGGCGTGAACATCGACCACGTGGCGACCGTCCGCCAGGCGCGGCGAACGAACGAGCCCGACCCCGTCTGGGCGGCGGCCGAGGCGGAGCTGGGCGGCGCCGACGGAATCACGGTCCACTTGCGCGAGGACCGGCGGCACATCAACGACCGCGATGTGCAACTTCTGAAACAGACGGTGGCCGTGAAGTTCAACCTGGAAATGTCGATTCAGCCGGCGATCGTGAAAATCGCGACGAAGCTGCGGCCCGACCAGTGCACGCTGGTGCCCGAGCGGCGCGAGGAACTGACGACCGAGGGCGGACTGGACGTGGTTCGGTTTCGCAAGCGCGTCCGCGAAGTCGTTCGAAAGCTGAACGGCGCGGGCATCGTGACCAGCGCGTTCATCGAGCCGATCCGCGAGCAGATCGAGGCCTGCGCCGACTGCGGCTTTGACGCCATCGAGCTCTGGACCGGCGCCTACGCCCACGCCCGCACCGACGCAGCCAGCCGCCGCGCGCTTAACACGCTGGCTGAAGGGCTGGAACATGGCTTCGCCTGCAACCTGACCGTGCATGCCGGTCACGGGCTGACTTACCGCAACATCGAGCCGGTAGCGCACCTGGGCGGCGTGGATGAATTCAATATCGGCCACAGCATCGTTTCGCGAGCGGTGTTCGTCGGCCTGCGCGAGGCGGTGCGCGAGATGAAGGCGCTGCTGAGCAGGGCGACCACCGACCTGGCTCTGCTGCAAACGAGCCATCGCGCGGAAGACTAG